From Athene noctua chromosome 19, bAthNoc1.hap1.1, whole genome shotgun sequence, one genomic window encodes:
- the SKA2 gene encoding spindle and kinetochore-associated protein 2 isoform X2, protein METAVTKLQTMFQKAESDLDYIQHRLEFEIMKSLPDDPAAEENPIALLEEISVVKSRYKLLCMQLEKIYIEQRESMKAIHAALGNTVKVVQCSPLSEEQTAAQQLTCQTAKEMESLAEESSSECFTDEQDECESH, encoded by the exons ATGGAGACGGCGGTTACCAAGCTCCAGACCATG TTCCAGAAGGCAGAATCTGATCTGGATTATATTCAACACAGACTGGAGTTTGAAATAATGAAAAGTCTTCCTGATGATCCAGCAGCAGAG GAAAATCCAATTGCCCTCTTGGAAGAAATCTCAGTGGTGAAATCTCGTTATAAACTGTTATGTATGCAACTGGAAAAAATTTACATAGAGCAGAGAGAGTCCATGAAGGCCATCCATGCTGCTCTAGGGAACACAGTGAAGGTGGTTCAG tgctcACCTCTGTCAGAAGAACAGACTGCAGCACAGCAGTTAACCTGCCAAACTGCTAAAGAAATGGAATCGCTAGCGGAAGAG agcagcagtgagtgttTCACAGATGAACAAGATGAATGTGAAAGCCACTGA
- the SKA2 gene encoding spindle and kinetochore-associated protein 2 isoform X1: METAVTKLQTMFQKAESDLDYIQHRLEFEIMKSLPDDPAAEENPIALLEEISVVKSRYKLLCMQLEKIYIEQRESMKAIHAALGNTVKVVQVLQQHVDVECSPLSEEQTAAQQLTCQTAKEMESLAEESSSECFTDEQDECESH, from the exons ATGGAGACGGCGGTTACCAAGCTCCAGACCATG TTCCAGAAGGCAGAATCTGATCTGGATTATATTCAACACAGACTGGAGTTTGAAATAATGAAAAGTCTTCCTGATGATCCAGCAGCAGAG GAAAATCCAATTGCCCTCTTGGAAGAAATCTCAGTGGTGAAATCTCGTTATAAACTGTTATGTATGCAACTGGAAAAAATTTACATAGAGCAGAGAGAGTCCATGAAGGCCATCCATGCTGCTCTAGGGAACACAGTGAAGGTGGTTCAGGTACTACAGCAACATGTTGATGTTGAG tgctcACCTCTGTCAGAAGAACAGACTGCAGCACAGCAGTTAACCTGCCAAACTGCTAAAGAAATGGAATCGCTAGCGGAAGAG agcagcagtgagtgttTCACAGATGAACAAGATGAATGTGAAAGCCACTGA